In Nitrospirota bacterium, one DNA window encodes the following:
- a CDS encoding class I SAM-dependent methyltransferase: MTEINLLTTHPKTARDYDKRALEKTPEIIAIAKRFDKDFFDGDRKCGYGGYKYDGRWKTVVKRMKEYYNLSDNAAILDIGCAKGFMLNDFKELMPNCTAAGIDVSSYAIENAMLSVKPFLKIASAEKLPYPDKSFDLVISINSIHNLPLERLKQSLREIERVCRGHSYITIDAWRNEEERRNLYKWVLTAETMMHVDDWGKLFNEVGYTGDFWWFIAD, translated from the coding sequence ATGACTGAAATCAATTTACTTACTACACACCCTAAAACAGCGCGTGATTATGATAAGCGTGCGCTTGAGAAGACTCCGGAAATAATTGCTATTGCAAAGAGATTTGATAAGGATTTTTTTGACGGCGACAGGAAATGCGGATATGGCGGCTACAAGTACGATGGACGGTGGAAAACTGTCGTGAAGCGTATGAAGGAGTATTACAATTTATCAGACAATGCCGCAATTTTAGATATCGGTTGTGCAAAAGGGTTTATGCTGAATGACTTTAAAGAACTTATGCCTAATTGCACAGCAGCCGGCATAGATGTTAGTTCCTATGCAATTGAGAACGCTATGCTTTCTGTTAAGCCTTTCCTTAAAATAGCCAGCGCTGAAAAACTGCCTTATCCTGATAAGAGCTTTGATTTGGTTATTTCCATTAACTCAATTCATAATTTGCCTCTTGAACGTCTAAAGCAATCGCTTCGCGAAATAGAGCGTGTTTGCAGAGGGCACAGCTATATTACTATTGATGCCTGGCGCAATGAAGAGGAGCGCAGGAATCTTTATAAATGGGTGCTTACTGCTGAAACAATGATGCATGTTGATGACTGGGGAAAGCTTTTTAATGAGGTTGGCTACACAGGTGACTTCTGGTGGTTCATTGCGGATTGA
- a CDS encoding thiamine pyrophosphate-dependent dehydrogenase E1 component subunit alpha, whose amino-acid sequence MVLRTNIDAKILIQLLYQMKRIRAVEETIAERYNEWKMRCPTHLCTGQEAVSAGVCAVLRKDDFVVSTHRAHGHYLAKGGDLKRMIAEIYGKAAGCSSGKGGSMHLIDKSVGFMGSTSIVGGTIPVGTGLGFSILLNGTDQISCVFFGDGATEEGVFYESINFAILKKLPVLYICENNLYSVYSPLCVRQPAERSISKMVSSLGIASDSGDGNDATEVYTKVINAVEHIRQGKGPFLLEFATYRWREHCGPNFDNDIGYRTEEEYLCWKKKDPIMLLENEMKNRDVFNPGEVQRVDSLIESEVHEAFSFAESSPFPSQDEAFIQLFKE is encoded by the coding sequence ATGGTATTGCGTACTAATATTGATGCGAAGATCTTAATACAGCTACTTTATCAAATGAAGAGAATACGCGCTGTTGAAGAGACTATTGCAGAACGTTACAATGAGTGGAAAATGCGTTGTCCGACGCATCTATGCACCGGGCAGGAGGCTGTTTCCGCGGGTGTTTGCGCTGTATTAAGAAAAGACGACTTTGTAGTGAGCACTCACAGGGCGCATGGCCACTATCTTGCGAAAGGCGGCGATCTGAAACGAATGATAGCCGAAATATACGGCAAAGCAGCCGGCTGCTCCTCAGGCAAAGGCGGATCCATGCATTTAATTGATAAATCCGTTGGTTTTATGGGAAGCACCTCAATTGTCGGAGGTACGATTCCCGTAGGGACAGGGTTAGGCTTTTCTATACTTCTTAACGGCACAGACCAGATATCCTGTGTTTTTTTTGGCGATGGAGCAACAGAAGAAGGGGTATTTTATGAATCTATCAATTTTGCTATTTTAAAAAAGCTCCCGGTTTTGTATATATGTGAAAATAATCTTTATTCAGTGTATTCCCCTCTCTGTGTGAGGCAGCCGGCAGAGCGGTCCATAAGTAAAATGGTAAGCAGTTTGGGAATCGCAAGTGATTCGGGCGATGGAAATGACGCTACTGAGGTATACACTAAAGTGATAAATGCAGTTGAACATATCAGGCAAGGAAAGGGTCCTTTCCTCCTTGAATTTGCAACTTATAGATGGAGGGAACATTGCGGTCCTAATTTTGATAACGATATAGGGTACCGGACAGAAGAAGAATATTTATGCTGGAAGAAAAAAGATCCGATTATGCTGCTTGAGAATGAGATGAAAAACAGGGATGTTTTTAATCCCGGAGAAGTTCAAAGGGTGGATTCTTTAATAGAGTCTGAGGTCCATGAAGCATTCAGTTTTGCGGAAAGCTCACCATTTCCTTCTCAAGATGAGGCATTTATTCAGTTATTCAAAGAATAA
- a CDS encoding methyltransferase domain-containing protein, which produces MMHKDMCIQYKDAVINKRTQCSVCDNRELIEIMNMPELPITGLFSKEKQKDSFSGIDQSLLWCSKCGQGQLLNQVNPEILYDSQKYTFRTSLSSTAQQGTKVFIDYLREFVPDEKFNCIIDVGCNDLYLLHEIKSFGKVRIGLDPIWTSQENNIKDSDLHVIGGTVEETDLDKVLPCKPDCILSRHTLEHIFDPQLVLEKLIDCATDDALFLFEIPGFDSLITRGRFDQVFHEHLQYFSLSSFEALLNKLGAKLIGYHENYHNWGALMIAFRKKGAAHRNFNVAFTREDIEWRRDLFFCQMDNARKTLYEFKNTNIYGYGAALMLPVLAYHLKSDLSFIKAVIDDDKDKEGFFYTNLPLQVKHSGSIEDFYSSTVFVTAIDNVKPIMLKLLQNRPKHIIYPLHII; this is translated from the coding sequence ATGATGCATAAGGACATGTGCATACAATATAAAGATGCAGTTATTAATAAAAGAACACAATGTTCCGTATGTGATAACAGGGAACTAATTGAAATTATGAATATGCCGGAATTGCCGATTACCGGGTTGTTTTCCAAAGAAAAACAAAAGGATTCTTTTTCAGGCATAGATCAAAGTTTATTATGGTGTTCGAAATGCGGGCAGGGTCAACTGTTGAATCAGGTTAACCCTGAAATACTATATGATTCTCAAAAATATACCTTCAGAACGTCTTTGAGTTCAACTGCTCAACAGGGAACAAAAGTATTTATTGACTATCTTCGGGAGTTTGTACCGGACGAAAAATTTAATTGCATTATTGATGTAGGATGCAATGATTTATATTTACTTCATGAGATAAAGTCTTTTGGTAAGGTTAGAATAGGACTTGATCCTATATGGACATCGCAGGAAAATAATATTAAAGATTCGGACTTACATGTAATAGGAGGCACTGTTGAGGAAACTGATTTAGATAAAGTTCTTCCCTGTAAGCCTGACTGTATTTTATCAAGACACACGCTTGAACATATATTTGACCCTCAACTTGTCTTGGAAAAATTGATTGATTGCGCAACAGATGATGCATTGTTTCTTTTTGAAATACCCGGGTTTGATTCATTAATAACAAGAGGACGCTTTGATCAGGTTTTTCATGAGCATCTGCAGTATTTCAGCTTAAGTTCGTTTGAAGCTCTCTTAAATAAACTTGGAGCTAAGCTAATAGGCTATCATGAAAACTATCATAATTGGGGGGCTTTAATGATAGCCTTCAGAAAGAAAGGTGCAGCGCATAGGAATTTTAATGTTGCATTTACAAGAGAAGATATAGAGTGGAGGAGAGACCTTTTTTTTTGTCAGATGGATAATGCCCGAAAGACATTATATGAGTTCAAAAATACAAACATATATGGATATGGCGCCGCATTAATGCTGCCGGTATTAGCTTATCACCTGAAAAGCGATCTGTCTTTTATAAAAGCTGTAATTGATGATGATAAGGATAAAGAAGGTTTTTTCTATACTAATCTTCCGCTTCAAGTGAAACATTCCGGCAGTATTGAAGATTTTTATAGTTCAACAGTTTTTGTTACCGCAATAGACAATGTTAAACCTATCATGCTAAAGCTGCTGCAGAATAGGCCGAAACACATAATTTATCCGTTGCACATAATTTAA
- a CDS encoding methyltransferase domain-containing protein produces the protein MSKRIANEPQNQIQFDNYNDKGGIVLGPYTSHIWRNDPRHLCFLLARYKFCAKILEGKKEVLEVGCGDSFGTAIVLQTVEKIHAIDIEPLVIEDNIKRVGYGSKCSYEVLDITTRHLNKEFAGAFALDVIEHIPAELETKFMTNISRSLKPDGICIIGTPNINAQQYASPESAEGHINLKGAQSLKDLLLRHFSNVFIFSMNDEIVHTGFYSMAHYLFAVGIQKK, from the coding sequence ATGTCTAAAAGAATAGCAAATGAGCCTCAAAATCAGATTCAGTTTGATAATTATAATGATAAAGGCGGAATAGTATTAGGACCATATACGAGTCACATCTGGAGGAATGATCCGCGGCATCTATGTTTTTTGCTGGCGAGATATAAATTTTGTGCAAAAATATTGGAGGGTAAGAAAGAAGTTTTAGAAGTGGGCTGCGGTGATTCTTTTGGAACGGCTATCGTTCTTCAGACGGTTGAAAAGATACATGCAATTGATATAGAACCTCTTGTAATTGAGGATAATATAAAAAGAGTTGGATACGGCAGTAAGTGCAGTTATGAGGTTTTGGATATTACAACGAGGCATTTAAACAAAGAGTTTGCTGGAGCCTTCGCCTTGGATGTAATTGAGCATATTCCGGCTGAACTTGAGACTAAGTTTATGACTAACATCTCAAGGTCTCTAAAACCAGATGGAATATGTATTATAGGCACTCCCAATATCAACGCTCAACAATACGCCTCGCCTGAGAGTGCAGAAGGACATATAAATTTGAAAGGCGCTCAAAGCTTAAAGGATTTACTGCTCCGGCACTTCAGCAATGTTTTTATATTTTCCATGAATGACGAAATTGTCCATACGGGTTTTTATTCCATGGCGCATTATTTATTTGCCGTTGGCATACAGAAAAAATAA
- a CDS encoding SDR family oxidoreductase, with product MSGKFNNKVILITGGARGIGKKIAKKFTEEGSNVIICDIDKDQSEKTKLEFDKEGLRVNFICMDLSNKGAPQGMIRQIIKDFGKLDVLVNNARSGERVGFWEETDDTWDKGIAVTLKAAFFASQEAIRAMSQNREGSIVNIGSIASSLVCHESPVYHAAKAGLMHLTRYLAVHGGTYGVRVNAVLPGFIVQDEHVERYERADNEEYRKTAEFCHPIRKVGCSDDIAEAVLFLCSTAASFITGQCIIVDGGLTIQDPSSLLSSFDKKMC from the coding sequence ATGAGCGGTAAATTTAATAATAAGGTCATATTAATTACGGGCGGAGCTCGAGGCATAGGAAAGAAAATTGCTAAAAAGTTTACTGAAGAAGGATCAAATGTAATCATATGCGATATTGATAAAGATCAAAGCGAGAAAACAAAACTTGAATTTGATAAAGAGGGACTGAGGGTTAATTTTATATGTATGGATTTAAGCAATAAAGGCGCACCCCAAGGAATGATTAGACAGATAATAAAGGATTTTGGGAAATTAGATGTGCTTGTTAACAATGCCCGTTCCGGAGAGAGAGTGGGCTTCTGGGAGGAAACTGATGATACATGGGACAAAGGTATTGCAGTGACACTAAAAGCTGCATTTTTTGCTTCTCAAGAAGCAATCAGAGCGATGTCACAGAATAGAGAAGGAAGTATCGTCAATATTGGCTCTATAGCAAGCAGTTTAGTGTGTCATGAATCTCCTGTTTATCATGCCGCAAAAGCCGGGTTAATGCATCTTACAAGATATCTTGCAGTTCACGGGGGGACTTATGGAGTTCGTGTAAACGCTGTATTGCCGGGTTTTATAGTCCAGGACGAGCATGTTGAAAGGTATGAAAGAGCTGATAATGAAGAATACAGAAAAACTGCTGAATTTTGTCATCCTATTAGAAAGGTAGGTTGTTCTGATGATATTGCAGAAGCAGTGTTGTTTCTATGTTCAACAGCGGCCTCTTTTATAACCGGACAGTGTATTATTGTAGATGGGGGATTAACAATCCAAGATCCCAGCAGTCTTCTGTCCAGTTTTGATAAGAAAATGTGTTGA
- a CDS encoding SDR family oxidoreductase: MNILVTGGCGYIGTILVPRLLDLGHDVTVVDIMWFGNYLAAHKDLKVVNEDTRNIDNVHLDGVDAVIHLANVANDPCGELNAKLSWEVNALATMRLIDKAVHSKVKQFLFACSGSVYGIKEEPQVTEELTLVPVSDYNKTKMVAERVLLSYKDDMIVQSIRPATVCGYSPRMRLDVSVNMLTMQALAKGKITVFGGTQVRPNINIKDIVNIFIFFLENGDKYTGIYNAGFENISILDIAKKVTAFVPAKIIVSESNDPRSYRLNSDKLLSTGFKPQYGVVNAIEEIIKVFREGKLQDEEKYYNLKTMKRLAI, encoded by the coding sequence ATGAATATTTTAGTTACAGGCGGTTGCGGATATATCGGGACAATTCTTGTGCCGCGCCTTCTGGATTTAGGCCATGATGTGACAGTTGTGGATATTATGTGGTTTGGCAATTATCTGGCGGCTCATAAAGATCTGAAAGTTGTCAATGAAGACACAAGAAATATTGATAACGTTCATCTGGATGGAGTAGATGCGGTTATTCATCTTGCGAATGTGGCAAATGACCCGTGCGGTGAATTAAATGCTAAATTATCATGGGAAGTGAATGCGCTTGCAACTATGCGCCTTATTGACAAGGCAGTACATTCAAAGGTAAAGCAGTTCCTTTTCGCATGTTCAGGCAGTGTTTATGGAATAAAGGAAGAACCGCAGGTGACCGAAGAACTGACACTTGTTCCTGTTTCTGACTACAATAAGACGAAAATGGTAGCAGAACGGGTACTGTTAAGTTATAAAGATGACATGATTGTTCAATCTATCAGGCCTGCCACGGTCTGCGGCTATTCACCGAGGATGCGTCTTGATGTATCTGTAAATATGCTGACCATGCAGGCCCTGGCAAAAGGTAAGATTACTGTTTTTGGCGGCACACAGGTCCGTCCGAATATTAATATAAAAGACATTGTTAATATCTTTATTTTTTTTCTTGAGAACGGTGATAAATATACAGGTATTTACAATGCGGGCTTTGAGAATATTTCCATACTGGACATAGCAAAGAAAGTTACTGCATTTGTTCCTGCGAAAATAATTGTTAGTGAGTCAAATGACCCGCGTTCTTATCGTCTAAATTCTGATAAATTGCTTTCTACCGGATTTAAACCTCAGTATGGTGTTGTGAACGCGATTGAGGAGATAATCAAGGTTTTTCGGGAGGGGAAATTACAGGATGAAGAAAAGTATTACAATTTAAAAACAATGAAAAGACTGGCAATTTAA
- a CDS encoding alpha-ketoacid dehydrogenase subunit beta translates to MARNLQFGKAINEALFIAMEKEHKIITFGLGVDDPKRIFGTTAGLKEKFGSYRVFDMPVSENAMTGIAIGASLNGIRPVMTHQRLDFFLLTMDQLVNNAAKWHYMFGGKSSVPITIRLILGRGWGQGPQHSQSLQSWFAHIPGLKVVMPATAYDAKGLLLSAIFDDNPVIYLEHRWLHNLEGEVPEGDYRVPIGKANVLKTGNDLTIVSLSYMTIEALHAIEILEKQGVHCELIDLRTVNPIDWETIFKSVGKTGRLIALDTATETLSIAGEIVAKVSMEMFGKLKGAPTRIALPDFPTPTSPSLTDKYYKRAEDIVHTAGKMLGRKLDVQEILDSRKSPHDVPGDWFKGPF, encoded by the coding sequence TTGGCAAGGAACTTACAGTTTGGGAAGGCTATTAATGAAGCTCTTTTTATAGCGATGGAGAAAGAGCATAAGATTATCACTTTCGGGCTTGGAGTGGATGATCCTAAGCGAATTTTTGGGACCACTGCAGGCTTGAAGGAGAAGTTTGGTTCTTACAGGGTATTTGACATGCCTGTATCAGAAAATGCAATGACCGGTATCGCTATTGGCGCCTCATTAAATGGAATTCGTCCTGTTATGACACATCAAAGGCTTGACTTTTTTCTTCTCACAATGGATCAGCTTGTTAATAATGCCGCAAAGTGGCATTACATGTTTGGCGGAAAGAGTTCAGTACCTATTACAATCCGCCTTATACTCGGAAGGGGATGGGGGCAGGGACCTCAGCATTCTCAGAGTCTCCAGTCATGGTTCGCGCACATACCGGGATTGAAAGTTGTTATGCCGGCAACGGCATATGATGCAAAAGGGCTTTTACTATCCGCAATATTTGATGACAATCCGGTAATTTATCTTGAACACAGATGGCTGCATAACCTTGAAGGAGAAGTTCCAGAGGGTGATTATAGGGTCCCAATTGGAAAGGCTAATGTGTTAAAAACAGGAAATGATTTGACCATTGTTTCGCTTTCTTATATGACAATTGAGGCTCTTCATGCAATTGAAATTCTTGAAAAACAAGGCGTGCATTGTGAACTGATTGACTTAAGAACGGTAAATCCTATTGACTGGGAGACAATATTTAAGTCTGTAGGGAAGACCGGCAGACTTATAGCGTTGGATACTGCAACTGAAACTCTTTCTATTGCAGGAGAAATTGTGGCAAAAGTTTCAATGGAAATGTTTGGTAAATTGAAAGGCGCTCCGACAAGGATAGCCTTGCCGGATTTTCCTACACCTACATCCCCTTCTTTAACTGATAAATACTATAAAAGAGCGGAGGATATAGTCCATACTGCGGGAAAAATGTTAGGCAGAAAATTGGATGTTCAGGAAATACTGGATAGCAGAAAATCACCCCATGATGTGCCGGGGGATTGGTTTAAGGGACCGTTTTAG
- a CDS encoding SDR family oxidoreductase, with product MDLGINGRLALVTGAGRGIGRAIAFCLAREGARVAVVARNSADIEEVVKEMGGESTGHLGIALDLVKESGPAELADILKKDFGEISILVHNVGGTLNIKDPFCSVQDWRRVYRFNFEIAVELNSILVPKMQSRKWGRVVHNSSISAMENHGPVTYCAMKAALTAYTRSFGGVVAPDGVVVSAILPGAIFTEKGYWDITSKENPEHVKKYLTERQRIGRFGRPEEIGNYVAFLCSDLASFNTGSIVPVDGGQGRGYFGQ from the coding sequence TTGGATTTAGGCATCAATGGACGTTTAGCTTTGGTTACGGGCGCCGGGCGTGGTATTGGGCGTGCCATTGCGTTTTGTCTTGCAAGAGAGGGCGCTCGCGTTGCTGTTGTCGCAAGGAATTCTGCCGATATAGAAGAGGTGGTTAAAGAAATGGGGGGCGAGAGTACTGGACACCTCGGCATTGCTCTTGATTTGGTCAAAGAGAGCGGGCCCGCGGAGCTTGCTGATATTCTAAAAAAAGACTTTGGTGAAATTTCAATTCTGGTGCATAATGTCGGAGGCACTCTCAACATTAAAGACCCATTTTGTTCTGTTCAGGATTGGAGGCGTGTTTATCGTTTTAATTTTGAGATTGCAGTTGAACTAAACTCTATCCTGGTGCCTAAAATGCAATCAAGAAAATGGGGGCGTGTTGTCCATAATTCCTCAATTTCCGCAATGGAAAACCATGGTCCTGTAACATACTGCGCAATGAAAGCTGCTTTGACAGCATATACAAGAAGTTTTGGCGGCGTAGTCGCTCCTGATGGAGTAGTTGTCTCTGCTATACTGCCTGGCGCTATTTTTACTGAAAAGGGTTACTGGGATATAACATCAAAAGAGAATCCGGAGCATGTTAAAAAATATTTAACTGAAAGACAACGTATCGGACGTTTTGGAAGACCTGAAGAAATAGGGAATTATGTTGCATTCCTTTGCTCGGACCTGGCATCCTTTAACACCGGAAGCATAGTGCCTGTTGACGGGGGACAAGGCCGGGGATATTTTGGTCAGTAG
- a CDS encoding SDR family oxidoreductase — protein MELNLKEKVAIVTGGSKGIGKSIAKSLAIEGANVIICARGKESLCAAEKEIADAGGHVFAISVDAANPESVQNVIDKTIDRYGKLDVLINNIGGVNKFGGFFELKPEDWKLAFDLNVMTMVYFVERAYPWLCRSVAPRIINISSISGLQPGSYNPHYTITKAAVINLSKCLSNLFMKDKILVNVVCPGPVHSDSWDKNVQHIAKLKDISLEAAKISIDIEESAKIPIGRIGEGDDIAGLVAFLVSDKASWITGSCFHINGGKLHTIS, from the coding sequence ATGGAACTGAATCTTAAAGAAAAAGTTGCAATAGTTACCGGCGGCAGTAAAGGGATAGGGAAATCAATTGCAAAGTCACTTGCTATAGAGGGCGCAAATGTTATAATCTGCGCCCGGGGAAAAGAGTCATTATGTGCAGCAGAAAAAGAAATCGCTGATGCCGGCGGTCATGTATTTGCGATTTCGGTAGACGCTGCAAATCCTGAATCTGTACAGAATGTAATTGATAAAACGATAGACAGGTACGGGAAATTAGACGTTCTTATTAACAATATAGGGGGGGTAAACAAGTTTGGCGGCTTTTTTGAGTTGAAGCCTGAGGACTGGAAACTTGCTTTTGATTTAAATGTCATGACGATGGTTTATTTTGTTGAGCGTGCTTATCCATGGCTCTGCCGGTCTGTTGCGCCACGCATTATTAATATCTCCTCAATTTCAGGATTGCAGCCTGGCTCTTATAACCCGCATTATACTATAACTAAAGCGGCAGTGATTAACTTAAGCAAGTGTTTATCTAATTTGTTTATGAAGGATAAAATCCTGGTAAATGTGGTTTGTCCGGGACCGGTTCATAGTGATTCTTGGGATAAAAATGTTCAGCACATAGCTAAACTTAAAGACATTTCATTGGAAGCGGCTAAGATTAGTATTGATATTGAAGAGTCTGCAAAAATTCCTATTGGGCGGATTGGAGAAGGAGATGACATTGCGGGCTTGGTTGCTTTTCTGGTATCTGATAAAGCATCATGGATAACTGGCTCGTGTTTTCATATTAATGGCGGTAAACTACATACAATTTCATAG
- a CDS encoding transketolase gives MNKEHRRKIVDMVISGKDGHIPSAFSIIDIISVLYKNFLKFNAKNHMWEDRDYFILSKGHGCLALYVILKEHGFLTEHDLSMFCKPGGILGEHPDCTKVPGAEASTGSLGHGMPFAVGIALGLKIRNKSNRICVLVGDGECHEGTIWESANVANNLRLGNLCVIVDWNGSAAQLMPFDDLPAKWRAFGWQTTVVDGHSEEDLKVAFSKVQFNSHGAPTAIIARTIKGKGVPMLEGHGIWHHKIPNEQEYKIIMEALS, from the coding sequence ATGAATAAAGAACATCGCAGGAAAATAGTTGACATGGTTATTAGCGGGAAAGACGGGCACATCCCTAGTGCGTTCTCTATTATTGATATTATATCGGTGCTATATAAAAACTTTCTCAAATTCAATGCTAAGAATCATATGTGGGAGGATCGCGATTATTTCATATTGAGCAAGGGACATGGCTGCTTGGCTCTCTATGTTATTCTTAAAGAACATGGTTTTTTAACTGAACATGATCTAAGCATGTTTTGCAAGCCCGGCGGTATATTGGGTGAGCACCCTGATTGTACTAAGGTGCCGGGCGCTGAAGCGTCTACAGGCTCTCTCGGGCATGGCATGCCCTTTGCCGTTGGTATTGCTTTGGGCCTTAAAATTCGCAATAAATCCAATCGCATATGTGTTCTCGTAGGTGATGGTGAATGTCATGAAGGTACTATATGGGAATCTGCTAATGTTGCGAACAATTTAAGACTTGGAAATCTGTGTGTTATTGTGGATTGGAATGGCTCCGCGGCACAACTTATGCCATTTGATGATTTGCCTGCTAAATGGCGCGCTTTTGGCTGGCAAACAACAGTAGTTGACGGACATTCAGAGGAGGATCTCAAAGTTGCCTTTTCAAAAGTACAATTCAATTCTCATGGGGCTCCCACAGCTATAATTGCACGAACAATTAAAGGGAAAGGGGTGCCGATGCTTGAAGGTCATGGAATATGGCACCACAAGATACCCAACGAACAGGAATACAAAATAATCATGGAGGCATTATCTTGA
- a CDS encoding GDP-mannose 4,6-dehydratase codes for MSEKIVVIGSNSFSGTSFVDYALNNGSEVIGVSRSPEPDSVFLPYKWNKPDKLSNFKFYQMDINNHLEAIIELIKTVKPGYVVNFASQSMVAESWAHPEHWMMTNVVSTIKFHDALRKCDFLKKYVHISTPEVYGTCQGIIPESTNYNPSTPYAVSRAAADMSLMAFYKNYKFPVVFTRAANVFGPGQQLYRIIPRAIFFFLTGRKLQLHGGGHSVRSFIHIRDVADGTLRVMRHAQHGEIFHFSTLRNISIRSVVELIAEYLNIDFNESVEIVDERPGKDTAYLLDSTKAKNKLGWSDKITLEDGIKETIAWVKNNLEALMSQTPDYVHKP; via the coding sequence ATGTCAGAGAAAATAGTTGTTATAGGAAGTAATTCTTTTTCCGGCACAAGCTTTGTTGATTATGCTCTTAACAATGGCTCTGAGGTAATCGGGGTTAGCCGCTCCCCTGAACCTGATAGTGTTTTCCTTCCTTATAAGTGGAATAAACCAGATAAATTAAGCAATTTCAAATTTTATCAAATGGATATAAACAATCATCTTGAGGCAATTATAGAATTAATCAAAACAGTCAAGCCTGGCTATGTTGTTAACTTTGCCTCTCAAAGCATGGTGGCTGAAAGTTGGGCGCATCCTGAACACTGGATGATGACTAATGTAGTCTCAACGATAAAGTTTCATGACGCACTGCGTAAATGTGATTTTCTAAAAAAATATGTTCATATTTCAACGCCGGAAGTATATGGCACTTGCCAGGGGATAATACCTGAAAGCACAAATTATAATCCAAGTACTCCCTATGCCGTCTCTCGCGCCGCAGCTGACATGAGTCTTATGGCATTTTACAAAAATTACAAGTTTCCGGTTGTTTTTACAAGGGCGGCAAATGTTTTTGGGCCTGGTCAACAGCTTTATCGGATTATTCCCAGAGCAATTTTCTTTTTCTTGACCGGAAGAAAATTGCAATTACATGGAGGGGGGCATTCTGTTCGTTCTTTTATTCATATCAGGGATGTCGCAGACGGTACATTGCGGGTTATGAGACATGCACAGCACGGCGAAATCTTTCATTTTTCAACTTTGCGTAATATATCAATACGGTCGGTTGTGGAATTAATAGCTGAATATCTGAACATAGACTTTAATGAATCAGTGGAAATTGTAGATGAACGTCCCGGGAAAGATACTGCGTACTTGCTTGACAGCACAAAAGCAAAAAATAAGCTTGGCTGGAGCGATAAGATAACGCTTGAAGACGGCATCAAGGAAACAATTGCATGGGTAAAAAATAATCTTGAGGCTCTGATGTCGCAGACGCCGGATTATGTTCATAAACCATAG
- a CDS encoding SIS domain-containing protein → MEVLLNKYRSNLIEVFQKADIQRMNILAESLLEVWQNKKQVFLCGNGGSAANAMHIANDFFYGTAKDFGNGIRVNALSSNQSVLTCLANDVSYDDIFSRQLRVLGQAGDMLIALSGSGNSANIIKAIETAKELDIKTFAILGYSGGKCLNLADVPIHFPIDDMQIAEDMQLIVGHMIMQWLRGKMFFST, encoded by the coding sequence ATGGAAGTTTTATTAAATAAATATAGGTCTAATCTTATTGAGGTATTTCAAAAAGCGGATATTCAAAGAATGAATATTCTTGCAGAATCACTTTTAGAAGTATGGCAAAATAAAAAACAGGTTTTTTTGTGTGGTAATGGAGGAAGCGCTGCAAATGCCATGCATATTGCAAATGATTTTTTCTATGGGACAGCGAAAGATTTTGGCAATGGTATTCGAGTCAATGCATTATCTTCTAATCAATCTGTGCTAACATGTCTTGCAAATGATGTTTCCTACGATGACATTTTTTCACGACAGTTACGAGTGCTTGGACAGGCAGGAGATATGTTGATTGCACTTTCAGGGAGTGGGAATTCTGCAAACATCATCAAAGCTATTGAGACCGCAAAAGAACTAGATATTAAGACGTTTGCAATCCTGGGATATTCAGGTGGAAAATGTCTTAATCTTGCCGATGTTCCAATCCATTTTCCTATAGATGATATGCAAATTGCTGAAGATATGCAATTAATAGTTGGTCATATGATAATGCAATGGCTGAGGGGAAAAATGTTCTTTAGCACATAG